A single Anopheles arabiensis isolate DONGOLA chromosome X, AaraD3, whole genome shotgun sequence DNA region contains:
- the LOC120906336 gene encoding cytochrome P450 4d2-like produces MLVVVFLVTLLVLAVLREYRDRKRLQHIASHFQGPKPHWLLGYLPLFPVNDIPGIFETMVKLHERYGQDLFNWGLLNDHMVVVTSAANVEKVVMAKKTQKSQIYEFIEPWLGQGLLISSGEKWFHRRKIITPTFHFKILESFVTVFNREAELLIEKLGQNADAGREFDIYEPISLYALDSICETSMGVEINAQHNPENQYVRDVKRMSELVLLRIFHVLSAFPRTFWYTMPNAWEQRKLIGRLHAFTDSVIQSRRRQLLAAVEEGEVGNQETHADDLYGAKQRSSFLDLLLNVTVGGKPLSDADIREEVDTFMFEGHDTTTSGIAFTFYQLAKHPEIQEKLHQELQDVLGVDYRQVPLTYNTLQNFSYLDMVVKESLRLLPPVSFIGRRLVEDIQMNGVTIPAGTDFTIPIYVIHRNPAVFPDPERFDPERFSDANQHPPGPYDYIPFSAGSRNCIGQRYALLEMKVAVIKMLAHFRVLPGEQMPQVRFKTDLVLRPDKGIPIKLVRRKFDSIN; encoded by the coding sequence ATGCTTGTCGTGGTGTTTCTCGTGACGCTACTGGTGCTAGCGGTACTGCGCGAGTATCGCGATCGCAAGCGGCTGCAGCACATTGCATCCCACTTCCAGGGTCCCAAACCACACTGGCTGCTCGGATATTTGCCACTGTTCCCGGTCAACGACATTCCGGGCATCTTCGAGACGATGGTGAAGCTGCACGAACGCTACGGACAGGATCTGTTCAACTGGGGCCTCCTAAACGATCACATGGTCGTCGTAACCAGTGCCGCTAACGTGGAGAAGGTGGTGATGGCGAAGAAGAcgcaaaaatcacagatttACGAGTTCATCGAGCCGTGGCTGGGGCAGGGTCTGCTCATCTCCAGCGGCGAGAAGTGGTTCCACCGGCGAAAAATCATCACGCCCACCTTTCACTTCAAGATACTGGAAAGCTTCGTGACCGTGTTCAACCGCGAGGCGGAGCTGCTGATAGAGAAGCTGGGACAGAATGCGGACGCGGGCCGTGAGTTTGACATCTACGAGCCGATCTCGCTTTACGCGCTGGACAGCATATGCGAGACGTCCATGGGTGTGGAGATTAATGCGCAGCATAATCCCGAAAACCAGTACGTGCGGGACGTGAAGCGGATGAGcgagctggtgctgctgcgcaTCTTTCACGTGCTGTCAGCGTTTCCACGCACCTTCTGGTACACGATGCCGAACGCTTGGGAACAGCGGAAGCTGATTGGACGGCTTCATGCATTCACGGACTCGGTGATTCAAAGCCGTCGGCGACAGCTGCTGGCTGCGGTAGAGGAAGGAGAAGTCGGAAATCAGGAAACACACGCGGATGATCTGTACGGTGCAAAGCAACGTTCCAGCTTTTTGGACCTGCTGCTGAACGTCACAGTCGGTGGAAAGCCATTGTCTGATGCGGATATACGGGAGGAGGTGGATACCTTCATGTTCGAGGGTCATGACACGACCACTTCGGGCATTGCGTTTACCTTCTATCAACTTGCAAAGCATCCTGAAATACAGGAGAAGCTACACCAGGAGCTCCAAGATGTGCTCGGAGTAGATTATCGCCAGGTGCCGTTGACCTACAATACACTCCAGAACTTCTCGTACCTGGACATGGTAGTGAAGGAGTCGCTGCGGCTTCTACCACCCGTTTCGTTCATCGGACGGCGGCTAGTGGAAGATATCCAGATGAATGGCGTAACTATTCCAGCCGGCACTGACTTTACCATCCCCATCTACGTCATCCATCGCAATCCTGCAGTTTTCCCGGACCCGGAACGCTTTGATCCGGAGCGGTTTTCGGATGCCAATCAGCACCCTCCCGGACCGTACGACTACATCCCGTTCAGTGCTGGGTCACGGAACTGCATCGGACAGCGCTATGCGCTGCTGGAGATGAAAGTCGCCGTTATAAAGATGTTGGCACATTTCCGCGTCTTGCCCGGTGAACAGATGCCCCAGGTGCGCTTCAAGACAGATCTAGTGTTGCGCCCGGATAAGGGCATTCCTATCAAACTTGTGCGTAGAAAATTCGATTCAATAAACTAA
- the LOC120906337 gene encoding cytochrome P450 4d2-like translates to MSFVLFLLVILIVYGLAQVYRKRRRLHRIAAHFDGAKPHWLLGNVMEYPANDIPGIFETMVALHKRHGKDLFNWGLLNDHMITVSSAANVEKVVMAKRTEKSSVYEFIELWLGQGLLISKGEKWFHRRKIITPTFHFKILESFVTVFNQEAEILIKKLSQYADTGREFDIYEPISLYALDSICTTSMGVEINAQRHPENQYVRDVKRMSELILLRIFHVLSSFPRTYWYTMPNAWEQRKLIRRLHAFTDTVIHKRREQLLERSSEVFHEQECLDEEHLYTKRRDTFLDLLLNVRVDGNSLSDLDIREEVDTFMFEGHDTTTSGIAFTFYQLAKHPEIQEKLYREIQDVLGVDYRHVPLTYNTLQNFPYLDMVVKESLRLLPPVSFIGRRLADDIEMNGVTIPAGTDFTIPIYVIHRNPVVYPDPERFDPERFSDGNTQRRGPYDYIPFSIGTRNCIGQRYALLEMKVAIVRMISFYRILPGDTMHEIRLKTDLVLRPDKSIPIKLVARP, encoded by the coding sequence ATGTCGTTCGTACTGTTTCTGCTGGTCATTCTGATTGTATACGGGCTGGCGCAGGTCTATCGTAAGCGACGCCGGCTGCACCGCATTGCGGCCCATTTCGACGGTGCCAAGCCGCACTGGCTGCTGGGGAACGTGATGGAGTATCCGGCCAACGACATACCGGGCATCTTCGAGACGATGGTAGCGCTGCACAAGCGTCACGGTAAGGATCTGTTCAACTGGGGCCTCCTAAACGACCACATGATTACCGTCAGCAGTGCCGCTAACGTGGAGAAGGTAGTGATGGCAAAGAGGACGGAAAAATCCTCCGTGTACGAGTTCATCGAGCTGTGGCTGGGACAGGGTCTGCTCATCTCCAAGGGCGAGAAGTGGTTCCATCGGCGTAAGATCATCACGCCCACCTTTCACTTCAAGATACTGGAAAGCTTCGTGACCGTGTTCAACCAGGAGGCGGAGATATTGATTAAAAAGTTAAGCCAGTATGCTGACACGGGTCGTGAGTTTGACATCTACGAGCCGATCTCGCTGTACGCACTGGACAGTATCTGCACCACGTCAATGGGTGTGGAGATTAATGCGCAACGGCATCCGGAAAACCAGTACGTGCGGGACGTCAAGCGGATGAGCGAGCTGATACTGCTGCGGATTTTCCATGTGCTGTCGTCCTTTCCGCGCACCTACTGGTACACGATGCCGAACGCGTGGGAGCAGCGGAAGCTGATCCGACGGCTGCATGCGTTCACGGACACCGTGATCCACAAACGTCGGGAACAGCTGTTGGAAAGGAGCTCGGAAGTGTTTCACGAGCAGGAGTGCCTGGATGAGGAACATCTTTACACAAAGCGTAGGGATACGTTCTTGGATCTGCTGCTGAACGTTAGGGTGGATGGCAATTCACTCAGCGATCTTGATATACGGGAGGAGGTTGATACTTTCATGTTCGAGGGTCATGATACGACCACTTCCGGCATTGCGTTCACCTTCTATCAACTTGCTAAGCATCCTGAAATACAGGAGAAGCTTTATCGGGAGATCCAAGATGTGCTCGGCGTCGATTACCGCCATGTGCCGCTCACCTACAACACGCTCCAGAACTTCCCGTACCTCGACATGGTAGTGAAGGAGTCGCTGCGACTGCTGCCACCCGTTTCGTTTATCGGCCGTCGGCTAGCGGATGACATCGAGATGAACGGTGTAACTATTCCAGCCGGCACTGACTTTACCATCCCCATCTACGTCATCCACCGCAATCCCGTTGTGTATCCCGACCCAGAACGATTCGATCCGGAGCGCTTCTCGGACGGAAATACGCAACGGCGCGGCCCGTACGACTACATCCCGTTCAGTATCGGCACGCGGAACTGTATCGGGCAGCGGTATGCGCTGCTGGAGATGAAGGTCGCTATCGTACGTATGATTTCCTTTTATAGGATATTGCCCGGTGATACGATGCACGAGATTCGTCTCAAAACGGATCTGGTGCTACGTCCGGACAAATCCATACCGATAAAGCTGGTAGCACGCCCATGA